In a single window of the Euwallacea similis isolate ESF13 chromosome 37, ESF131.1, whole genome shotgun sequence genome:
- the LOC136418731 gene encoding uncharacterized protein, whose amino-acid sequence MEWFDQYLTDLQQGVASRHGELVLLDDFNAKSPDRGAMVEDAKGGALSQLAGALEMVSLNTGEPTFVRREQQSCIDVTFVSEGLVNHVTDWQVLENEPCSPHKHICFEIGSTSVRKTQLLSCVKLEKQKFIESFGNILVRHPEVNSGKKISKFIKKVFRAACDENRNEATGSWNPYWWTEQIEQMRKKCIKARRRALRAQGNPNIVDTDTEALWQKYKDARKSLHKEISSRKKASWTELYTKLDENIWGDGYKIVMRQLKPGNPFELTAKRKLEIAEHLFPRGLGYISAKIMPVAFTPFSQEELRMATCRLKNAAAPGPDGLRAEAVKYTFEA is encoded by the coding sequence ATGGAGTGGTTCGATCAATACCTGACCGACTTGCAACAAGGGGTTGCCAGCAGACACGGTGAATTAGTCCTATTAGATGATTTCAATGCCAAATCTCCGGATAGGGGTGCGATGGTGGAAGACGCTAAGGGTGGGGCGTTGTCCCAGTTAGCAGGGGCTCTAGAAATGGTGTCCCTCAACACGGGAGAACCCACGTTCGTTAGAAGGGAGCAACAATCGTGCATCGACGTCACGTTTGTTAGCGAAGGCCTAGTTAACCATGTTACAGATTGGCAAGTGTTAGAAAATGAGCCGTGTTCGCCGCATAAGCACATCTGCTTTGAAATTGGCAGCACATCGGTGCGGAAAACTCAACTACTCAGTTGTGTAAAGCTGGAAAAGCAGAAGTTCATTGAATCATTCGGAAATATCCTAGTACGTCACCCAGAGGTGAATAGCGgaaagaaaatttcgaaattcataaaaaaagtttttcgaGCGGCGTGCGACGAAAATCGCAACGAAGCGACGGGCAGCTGGAACCCGTACTGGTGGACAGAGCAAATCGAGCagatgagaaaaaaatgcattaaagcCAGACGACGTGCGCTTCGTGCTCAAGGAAATCCGAACATTGTGGATACTGACACGGAGGCGCTGTGGCAAAAGTACAAGGACGCGAGAAAGTCCCTCCATAAGGAGATAAGTTCACGAAAAAAAGCAAGCTGGACCGAGTTGTACACGAAACTCGACGAGAATATCTGGGGTGACGGTTATAAAATTGTCATGAGGCAACTGAAACCTGGGAATCCTTTCGAGTTGActgcaaaaagaaaattagaaatcgCGGAGCATCTTTTCCCGAGAGGCCTTGGATACATATCGGCGAAGATAATGCCAGTTGCTTTTACCCCCTTCTCGCAAGAAGAACTAAGAATGGCTACTTGTAGGTTAAAGAACGCAGCAGCCCCCGGACCCGACGGTCTTAGGGCGGAAGCGGTCAAGTATACCTTCGAAGCATAG